The Flavobacteriaceae bacterium 3519-10 genome includes a window with the following:
- a CDS encoding BatB, translating into MNWYPGNNWYLLLLLLLPLLGYLMVNFARWKKKKKEIFADKRFRDELFDSRSRFSRFFPFLYLMASLFLIISIVDVLSGSEEVETKQKMNNVIFLLDVSNSMNAQDVEQNRLQQAKNLIINAMGKMTNDKVGIIVFAGEASSIMPLTTDFTAVETYVGGVETSIVKMQGTDFLKAMQTAADKFRNVAKGSRKVVLLSDGEDNEGNEKAAAKLANREGIRVISVGIGSEEGAPIPEYVFGQLMGYKTDLSGQTVISKRQTAALSNIADNTGGTYVDGNDLESATMQITDGLAATAGSSSTTIKSQNAVHYYQYFLAVAIFLFLIIFLFNPRKDFNI; encoded by the coding sequence ATGAATTGGTATCCCGGAAATAACTGGTATTTACTTTTGCTGTTGCTGTTGCCACTGCTCGGATATCTGATGGTAAATTTTGCCAGATGGAAGAAAAAGAAAAAAGAAATCTTTGCCGATAAAAGATTCCGCGACGAACTGTTTGATTCGCGCAGCAGATTCAGCAGATTTTTTCCGTTTTTATATTTGATGGCTTCGCTTTTCCTTATTATTTCAATCGTGGACGTGCTGAGTGGATCCGAAGAAGTGGAAACCAAACAGAAGATGAACAACGTAATTTTCCTGTTGGACGTTTCGAACTCGATGAACGCTCAGGATGTGGAACAGAACCGGCTGCAGCAGGCGAAAAACCTCATCATTAACGCGATGGGCAAAATGACCAACGATAAAGTTGGAATCATCGTTTTTGCGGGCGAAGCATCATCCATAATGCCGCTTACCACAGATTTCACGGCCGTTGAAACGTATGTGGGCGGCGTTGAAACCAGCATCGTAAAAATGCAGGGTACAGATTTTCTTAAAGCAATGCAAACCGCCGCCGATAAATTCAGGAATGTTGCCAAAGGAAGCCGGAAAGTTGTGCTTTTGAGCGACGGTGAAGATAACGAGGGCAACGAAAAAGCAGCGGCGAAACTGGCCAACCGCGAAGGTATCAGAGTGATTTCCGTTGGCATCGGTTCTGAGGAAGGCGCTCCGATTCCAGAATATGTTTTCGGACAGTTAATGGGTTACAAAACCGACCTTTCCGGCCAGACGGTGATTTCGAAAAGACAGACCGCTGCTTTAAGTAACATTGCAGATAATACCGGCGGCACCTACGTGGACGGAAACGACCTTGAAAGTGCAACGATGCAAATCACAGATGGTCTGGCGGCAACCGCGGGTTCTTCATCCACCACCATCAAATCGCAAAACGCAGTGCACTACTACCAATATTTTCTCGCGGTGGCCATCTTTCTGTTCCTGATTATTTTTCTGTTTAATCCGCGAAAAGATTTTAATATTTGA
- a CDS encoding BatC, with protein sequence MNWNSIFTVILLVFASADFSAQKNYNTLVYEGNKEFDKNNFENSSSKYLSAIKLQDKDFTAHYNLGNALYKSKKYEEAKAEYQKADQLATNLSDKAAALYNLGNTYMQTENSKKAAEHYRQALKQDPYNETIRKNYEIAMLKEKEKEEEKNQKNKGGGGGDAQNKDQNQGQDKGNTPQNQNGSGQKNKGEGEGDDPNKNKNDNSGKMPKDLENSILNRVENKERETAKRILNKNSYSMPQSNEKDW encoded by the coding sequence ATGAACTGGAACTCAATTTTTACGGTAATTCTTTTAGTATTTGCGAGCGCTGATTTTTCTGCCCAGAAGAATTACAATACTTTGGTTTACGAAGGCAACAAAGAATTCGATAAAAACAATTTCGAAAATTCTTCATCGAAATACCTGAGTGCGATTAAACTGCAAGACAAAGATTTCACAGCGCACTACAATCTCGGCAATGCTTTGTACAAAAGCAAAAAGTACGAGGAAGCCAAAGCCGAATACCAAAAAGCCGATCAGCTTGCCACAAATCTTTCTGATAAAGCAGCCGCCCTTTACAACCTCGGAAACACATACATGCAGACCGAGAATTCCAAAAAAGCTGCAGAGCACTACCGCCAGGCTTTAAAGCAGGATCCTTATAACGAGACCATCCGTAAAAACTACGAGATTGCCATGCTGAAGGAAAAAGAAAAGGAAGAGGAAAAAAACCAGAAAAATAAAGGCGGCGGTGGCGGAGACGCCCAAAATAAAGACCAGAACCAGGGCCAGGACAAAGGTAATACCCCGCAAAACCAAAACGGCAGCGGCCAGAAAAACAAGGGCGAAGGCGAAGGTGACGACCCCAACAAAAATAAAAACGATAACTCCGGCAAAATGCCGAAAGATCTTGAAAACTCCATACTTAACCGTGTAGAAAACAAAGAGCGAGAAACCGCCAAGCGGATTCTCAATAAAAATTCCTACTCCATGCCGCAGAGCAATGAGAAGGATTGGTGA
- a CDS encoding BatD translates to MVMKNKFYYILFLFSALSVAGQVTLEVSEVKDTKVNQKFNLTVLLEISGENMVQETPLRMPDMSKFDIVGSASEQNTVVLDPKKGDVLNQLIYQYVLSPKQSGKIKFGSVLVTVNGKIYKTEPFEINVRDSEKASAPNDYAINDDVYLNMEVQDRSIYKHQPTVAILRAYSRNYGSLRKVQDIRYPKQKNIRIEPVHFAKAEIETRSGLASQVLAVFLIFPSESGSIDISPVSASLSNARSEKLSSNKVRLHVKKLPAGMPAFYKNAVGNFDISVAKRDPAEKTEIDKPLNVTVKVSGSGNFKSLNLPKMVPSENYTFFKPKVTPNTNPDKEGLEGSITADYVVIPKKAGPVTIQFEQFSYFNPTEQKYVDLGMQELLIDVQTHEQIVDAKSALERVNDYTNNVLETVNTPVLQTQHLKIKNKEVINWKIVFGNLALLGVLISAFFVARKKIDRHRAKPVAVGKPIVTIAETEEILRKKMSVQFDDNIEYLKNRFKNKDFTKFFTAYDELHAETKKSLKVANDTDFRKYLEQHFGQIVAEDYRILSEQIKIEKYAPYHSEETMEKLLRSIIKLYSEIRH, encoded by the coding sequence TTGGTGATGAAGAATAAATTTTACTACATATTATTTCTATTTTCTGCTCTGTCTGTGGCCGGACAGGTTACGCTGGAGGTTTCTGAAGTGAAGGATACCAAAGTAAACCAAAAGTTTAATCTTACGGTGCTGCTAGAGATCAGCGGCGAAAACATGGTGCAGGAAACTCCGCTGAGGATGCCGGATATGTCGAAATTTGATATTGTCGGCTCTGCCTCCGAACAGAATACGGTGGTGCTCGATCCCAAAAAAGGCGATGTACTCAACCAGCTCATTTACCAGTATGTCCTCAGCCCCAAACAAAGTGGAAAAATAAAATTCGGTTCCGTGCTCGTAACGGTAAACGGAAAGATTTATAAAACCGAACCTTTTGAAATTAACGTCCGCGACAGTGAAAAAGCATCTGCCCCCAACGATTATGCAATAAATGATGATGTGTACCTCAACATGGAGGTGCAGGACCGGTCGATATACAAGCACCAGCCCACGGTCGCTATTCTGCGGGCATACAGCCGAAATTACGGCAGTTTAAGGAAAGTGCAGGACATCCGGTATCCGAAACAGAAAAACATCCGCATCGAGCCCGTTCATTTTGCGAAAGCTGAAATAGAAACCAGATCAGGGCTCGCCTCACAGGTCTTAGCCGTATTTCTAATTTTTCCTTCTGAATCCGGAAGTATCGATATCAGTCCGGTTTCTGCGTCACTCAGCAACGCCAGATCTGAAAAACTGTCCTCAAACAAAGTGCGTCTACATGTAAAAAAATTACCTGCAGGAATGCCTGCATTTTACAAAAATGCTGTCGGTAACTTTGATATTTCGGTGGCCAAGCGCGATCCGGCGGAAAAAACAGAAATTGATAAACCGCTGAACGTAACGGTGAAAGTTTCGGGATCAGGGAATTTCAAAAGTCTGAATCTTCCTAAAATGGTTCCATCTGAAAATTACACATTCTTTAAACCGAAAGTTACACCCAACACAAATCCTGATAAAGAAGGACTTGAAGGAAGTATTACGGCTGACTATGTGGTGATTCCGAAAAAGGCAGGTCCGGTTACGATTCAGTTTGAGCAGTTTTCATATTTTAATCCCACAGAGCAGAAATACGTCGATCTCGGAATGCAGGAATTGCTGATTGATGTGCAGACGCACGAGCAGATCGTCGACGCCAAATCCGCGCTCGAACGCGTGAACGATTACACCAATAACGTACTCGAAACTGTGAACACACCTGTTCTTCAGACGCAGCATTTAAAAATAAAAAATAAAGAAGTGATCAACTGGAAGATCGTATTCGGTAATCTGGCACTTCTGGGTGTTTTAATCTCAGCATTTTTCGTCGCGCGGAAAAAAATAGACCGGCACAGAGCGAAGCCTGTAGCAGTGGGGAAACCAATTGTTACGATTGCGGAAACCGAAGAAATCTTAAGGAAAAAGATGAGTGTGCAGTTTGACGATAATATCGAATACCTAAAAAACCGCTTTAAAAATAAAGATTTTACAAAGTTCTTCACGGCGTACGACGAGTTGCATGCCGAAACAAAAAAATCGCTGAAGGTGGCGAATGACACCGACTTCAGGAAATACCTTGAACAGCACTTCGGCCAAATAGTAGCGGAGGATTACCGTATTCTGTCGGAGCAGATCAAGATCGAAAAGTACGCGCCATACCATAGTGAAGAAACTATGGAAAAGCTGCTTAGAAGCATCATTAAACTTTATTCGGAGATTAGGCATTAA
- a CDS encoding Multiple antibiotic resistance protein marC, translating to MFEYFSLKETLTATMVLFAVIDIVGSIPIIVSLKKRFGHIEAGKATLAAMFLMIAFLFIGNKILKFIGVDVNSFAIAGAIVIFIIALEMILGIEIHKNQEAKSASIVPIAFPLIAGAGTLTTTLSLKAEYHDINIICGIILNTLFVYLVLKSANWIERKLGEGTLQVLQKVFGIVLLAISIKLFTANFAQLFSSYVNF from the coding sequence ATGTTTGAATATTTCTCGCTCAAGGAAACGCTTACTGCAACCATGGTACTATTCGCGGTAATTGATATCGTTGGATCCATCCCGATTATTGTAAGCCTTAAAAAGAGGTTTGGCCACATCGAAGCCGGCAAAGCTACGTTGGCAGCAATGTTTCTGATGATTGCATTTCTTTTTATAGGAAATAAAATCCTCAAATTTATCGGTGTTGACGTGAATTCATTCGCCATTGCCGGAGCCATCGTGATCTTCATTATTGCGCTCGAGATGATTTTAGGCATAGAAATCCACAAAAATCAGGAAGCAAAATCAGCTTCTATCGTGCCCATTGCTTTCCCGCTGATCGCAGGCGCCGGAACGTTAACCACCACGCTGTCTCTAAAGGCGGAATATCACGACATTAATATCATTTGTGGCATCATCCTCAACACGCTTTTTGTATATTTGGTGCTGAAATCGGCAAACTGGATCGAAAGAAAACTTGGCGAAGGAACTCTTCAGGTTTTGCAGAAGGTTTTTGGTATCGTGCTGTTAGCGATATCGATCAAGCTGTTTACCGCGAATTTCGCCCAGCTTTTCAGCAGCTATGTTAACTTTTAA
- a CDS encoding Diphosphomevalonate decarboxylase produces MPHAKNSIQMKEFFSTDSYKISDSKVTQSCPSNIALIKYWGKYAGQIPANPSISYTLNNCKTNTSIEFIANEKFSVQTFLSGNEEAKFAEKIEKFFHTIEQYLPWILQGKYIITTQNTFPHSSGIASSASGFGAIAKCLMDLDEQFSAPHGCDFKLKKASFLARLGSGSAGRSLYDGLVVWGKTDEVAGSSDLFAVPYPENEVHSVFRSFNDWVLLIHEGEKSVSSTIGHSLMNTNPYAERRFQQAHENFTLLKDILKTGDLAAFIKLVEHEALTLHAMMMMSDPAFILMKTGTLNVIHKIWEFREKTGLPLFFTLDAGANVHLLFPANTDEDNIKEFITRELLQHTQNEGVVKDVMRF; encoded by the coding sequence TTGCCTCACGCAAAAAATAGTATTCAAATGAAAGAATTTTTCAGTACGGATTCATATAAAATATCAGATTCAAAGGTAACGCAATCCTGCCCGTCGAATATTGCTTTAATTAAATATTGGGGCAAATATGCCGGTCAGATTCCTGCCAATCCGAGCATCAGTTATACACTAAACAACTGTAAGACAAATACTTCAATTGAATTTATAGCGAATGAAAAGTTCTCGGTTCAGACATTTCTGTCGGGAAACGAAGAAGCTAAATTCGCCGAGAAAATCGAAAAATTTTTCCACACTATTGAACAGTATCTGCCGTGGATTCTTCAGGGCAAATACATCATCACTACCCAAAACACTTTCCCGCACAGTTCCGGTATTGCGAGCTCTGCCTCAGGTTTTGGCGCCATTGCAAAATGTCTGATGGACCTTGATGAGCAGTTTTCGGCACCGCACGGCTGCGATTTTAAGTTAAAGAAAGCAAGTTTTCTCGCACGCCTTGGCAGTGGTAGTGCGGGCAGAAGCTTGTACGACGGTCTTGTAGTTTGGGGGAAAACAGACGAAGTGGCAGGCAGCTCCGATCTGTTTGCGGTTCCGTATCCTGAAAATGAAGTGCATTCGGTTTTCAGAAGTTTTAACGATTGGGTTCTGCTCATTCACGAAGGCGAAAAATCGGTGAGTTCTACCATTGGCCACAGCCTCATGAACACGAATCCTTATGCTGAAAGACGTTTTCAGCAAGCACATGAAAATTTTACTCTTTTAAAAGATATTCTGAAGACCGGCGACCTCGCGGCTTTCATTAAACTCGTTGAACATGAGGCGCTTACGCTGCACGCAATGATGATGATGAGCGATCCTGCTTTTATTTTAATGAAAACCGGCACGCTTAACGTAATTCATAAAATCTGGGAATTCAGGGAAAAAACGGGTCTTCCGCTTTTTTTCACCTTGGATGCAGGTGCCAATGTTCACCTTTTATTTCCGGCAAATACAGACGAAGACAACATCAAAGAATTTATCACACGCGAACTTCTGCAGCACACTCAGAACGAGGGCGTGGTGAAGGACGTAATGAGGTTTTAA
- a CDS encoding Long-chain-fatty-acid--CoA ligase produces MNFAAFLNTNSERFPTKPAIGFKKKEDWKEINWFDFRRMIFKTANALRDAGISGHDKVAIYADNSAEWIVFDLAIMSLGAVTVPIYSTNNGEQAEYIINDSEAKLILVGNQEQYDAAYEILEKNGSLQQIVAAKKAIWIKKDRSHYFQDFIKDGDETFEIVKRENDDLATIIYTSGTTGIPKGVMLTHGNFHQCITAHFDFFKFKNFENETSLAFLPLTHVFERSWTLLSLFGGAKVYFLENTKLIAHALTEVKPTMMCAVPRFYQKIYAGVQEMVENGSATKKKIFNWAVEVGTETGEHKRLDQQIPLVLKLKNNVADLLVFNKIKKKMGGRLWFMPCGGASVSPEVTRFFDALGVHMTVGYGLTETTATLTAFPFKHYEHGSAGIPLGDTQLKIGENDEILAKGSGIMNGYYNLPDETSAVFTDDGWFRTGDAGRFDINGNLFITDRIKDLMKTSNGKYVTPQPIENLLSNNTYIAQAMIVAEGKPFVTALIIPNFEALKEQLTRMNLPFTSWQELVNSDKIKEFYREKLEEVQKGLSGFEKVKKFVLMPSEFEINLGEITPTLKVKRNVVMQKYAQLIDKMYEH; encoded by the coding sequence ATGAATTTCGCAGCATTTTTAAATACAAATTCCGAAAGATTCCCTACAAAACCCGCCATTGGCTTTAAGAAAAAAGAAGACTGGAAAGAGATTAACTGGTTTGATTTCCGAAGGATGATCTTTAAAACGGCCAATGCATTGCGCGATGCAGGTATTTCAGGTCATGATAAAGTGGCGATTTACGCGGACAATTCCGCGGAATGGATCGTGTTCGATCTCGCGATTATGTCGTTGGGCGCAGTTACGGTTCCAATCTATTCAACGAACAACGGCGAGCAGGCCGAATACATCATCAATGATTCTGAGGCAAAGCTCATTCTGGTGGGTAATCAGGAGCAATATGATGCGGCGTATGAAATTCTGGAGAAAAACGGCTCTTTGCAGCAAATTGTGGCGGCAAAAAAGGCGATTTGGATCAAGAAAGACCGCAGCCATTATTTTCAGGATTTTATTAAAGACGGCGATGAAACATTCGAGATTGTGAAACGTGAGAATGATGATCTTGCCACGATTATCTATACCTCCGGAACCACGGGCATACCGAAAGGCGTGATGCTTACGCACGGCAATTTCCACCAGTGTATCACTGCGCATTTCGATTTTTTTAAATTTAAAAATTTCGAAAACGAAACTTCGCTCGCATTTCTACCGCTTACCCACGTCTTCGAAAGAAGCTGGACCTTGCTCTCGCTTTTTGGTGGTGCGAAAGTATATTTCCTCGAAAATACCAAACTCATCGCGCATGCTCTCACCGAAGTGAAACCTACGATGATGTGCGCTGTACCGAGGTTTTACCAGAAAATTTATGCCGGCGTACAGGAAATGGTGGAAAACGGCTCTGCGACCAAGAAAAAAATATTTAACTGGGCAGTTGAAGTTGGTACTGAAACCGGGGAACACAAGCGGCTTGATCAGCAGATTCCACTGGTTTTAAAATTAAAAAATAACGTGGCGGATTTGTTGGTTTTCAACAAAATCAAGAAGAAAATGGGCGGCAGGCTTTGGTTTATGCCCTGCGGTGGCGCATCTGTCTCGCCGGAGGTTACGCGATTTTTCGATGCACTGGGCGTACACATGACGGTTGGTTATGGCCTTACCGAAACTACCGCCACACTTACCGCATTCCCGTTCAAACATTATGAACATGGCAGCGCCGGAATACCGCTCGGCGACACACAGCTTAAAATTGGCGAGAATGATGAAATTCTGGCCAAAGGCAGCGGCATCATGAATGGCTACTACAATCTTCCCGACGAAACGTCGGCTGTTTTTACCGACGACGGCTGGTTCCGAACCGGCGACGCGGGCAGATTCGACATTAATGGAAACCTTTTCATCACCGACCGGATAAAAGACCTGATGAAGACCTCCAACGGAAAATATGTGACACCGCAGCCGATAGAAAACCTGCTGTCGAACAATACTTACATTGCCCAGGCGATGATTGTAGCCGAAGGAAAACCCTTTGTCACCGCGTTAATCATTCCGAATTTCGAAGCATTAAAGGAGCAGCTTACGCGTATGAATCTTCCGTTTACTAGTTGGCAGGAACTGGTAAATTCCGATAAAATAAAGGAATTTTACCGCGAAAAACTCGAGGAGGTGCAGAAGGGGCTTTCAGGTTTCGAGAAAGTAAAGAAATTTGTGCTGATGCCTTCGGAGTTCGAGATCAATCTGGGTGAGATCACGCCCACCTTAAAAGTAAAACGCAATGTCGTGATGCAGAAATATGCGCAGCTCATCGATAAGATGTACGAACATTAA
- a CDS encoding 3-beta hydroxysteroid dehydrogenase/isomerase family protein, whose amino-acid sequence MVLVTGATGILGRVIVLELLKRGQTVRATKRKSSNILEVKDSYRFYTENASEYFDKIEWIHVDFNDLFSLETALQDITEVYHCAATVSFNPEMQNTMFRTNIDGTKNLLIACEGSSVKKFCFISSTAVLDGLNDQGELDEDSDYNLKTDHSAYAISKHLSEMEVWRASAEGLNTVIVNPGIIIGSGNWHESSGQIFKNFSRGFTFSGGTSYIDVRDVAKVSIELMEKHVFGERFVLASENRRFVELATMVRKKLGKPAPRIIPKGLITFGRILNFFLGWLLRPLKMINRVNTETINSFQKISNRKITEKLDFKFIPIEESIDFHLTNYLSELKK is encoded by the coding sequence ATGGTTTTAGTTACAGGCGCCACCGGAATCCTCGGAAGGGTGATCGTTTTGGAGTTGCTGAAGCGTGGCCAAACCGTGCGCGCTACGAAACGCAAATCCAGCAATATTCTTGAAGTGAAAGATTCCTACCGTTTTTACACCGAAAATGCGTCGGAATATTTTGATAAAATTGAATGGATTCACGTTGATTTCAACGATCTTTTTTCACTCGAAACCGCGCTTCAAGACATAACCGAAGTCTATCACTGCGCAGCGACTGTCAGTTTTAATCCCGAAATGCAGAATACGATGTTCCGCACCAATATCGATGGAACGAAAAATTTACTGATCGCCTGCGAGGGTTCTAGCGTGAAAAAATTCTGCTTCATCAGTTCCACCGCTGTTTTAGACGGTCTGAACGACCAAGGAGAACTCGATGAAGATTCTGATTATAATCTTAAAACCGATCATTCTGCCTACGCAATTTCAAAGCATTTATCTGAGATGGAAGTGTGGCGCGCTTCTGCCGAAGGCCTCAACACCGTAATTGTAAATCCGGGAATCATCATTGGCAGCGGCAACTGGCATGAAAGCAGCGGCCAGATCTTTAAAAATTTTTCGCGCGGATTTACCTTTTCGGGCGGAACCTCGTACATTGATGTGCGCGATGTGGCAAAAGTTTCAATTGAATTAATGGAGAAGCATGTTTTTGGTGAAAGGTTTGTTCTAGCTTCAGAAAATCGTCGTTTTGTTGAACTAGCAACAATGGTTAGAAAAAAATTAGGAAAACCGGCACCGCGGATAATTCCGAAAGGCCTGATCACGTTCGGCAGAATCCTCAATTTTTTTTTAGGGTGGCTACTTCGGCCATTAAAAATGATCAACAGGGTAAACACAGAGACAATCAATTCGTTCCAGAAAATTTCTAACAGAAAAATAACAGAAAAACTTGATTTTAAGTTTATTCCCATTGAAGAAAGTATAGATTTTCATCTCACCAATTATCTTTCAGAACTAAAAAAATAG
- a CDS encoding alpha/beta superfamily hydrolase: MQILHSKIYGEDRQGTPLLVFHGLFGMLDNWGSFGKEMGEFFPVHLIDLRNHGKSFHSEEMSHEVLANDILHYMEFHNLQKVNLLGHSLGGKAVMQFAITYPVKVQKLIVVDISPKAYPPHHQGILKALESVNFDTLATRQEVEEALQQYIPEKSVIQFLAKNLYWTDDKKLNWRFNLRTLSEKYSEFVSNAIKFGVFTGETLFISGAKSNYILPQDEFQIKQQFPNASVVKIENAGHWVQAENPKDFAEVVKDFILEVKI; encoded by the coding sequence ATGCAAATTCTACATTCTAAAATTTACGGCGAAGACAGACAGGGAACGCCACTGCTCGTTTTCCACGGTCTTTTCGGCATGCTCGATAACTGGGGCAGTTTCGGCAAAGAGATGGGCGAGTTTTTCCCGGTTCATTTGATTGATTTAAGAAATCATGGGAAAAGTTTCCATTCCGAAGAAATGTCGCACGAGGTGCTCGCCAATGATATTTTGCATTACATGGAATTTCATAACCTGCAAAAAGTCAATTTGTTAGGGCATTCGTTAGGCGGAAAAGCTGTGATGCAGTTTGCGATTACCTATCCGGTAAAAGTGCAGAAACTTATCGTTGTTGATATTTCGCCAAAAGCATATCCACCGCACCATCAGGGCATATTAAAAGCCCTGGAAAGTGTAAATTTCGATACCCTCGCTACCCGGCAGGAAGTGGAGGAGGCTTTGCAGCAATACATCCCCGAAAAAAGTGTGATTCAGTTTCTGGCTAAAAACCTGTACTGGACCGATGATAAAAAACTGAACTGGCGTTTTAATCTCAGAACGCTATCCGAAAAATACAGCGAATTTGTTTCAAATGCGATTAAATTTGGCGTATTCACCGGCGAAACGCTGTTTATAAGTGGCGCAAAGTCGAATTATATTTTGCCGCAGGACGAATTTCAGATTAAACAGCAGTTTCCAAACGCATCGGTTGTTAAAATCGAAAATGCTGGCCACTGGGTGCAGGCAGAAAACCCAAAGGATTTTGCCGAAGTGGTAAAAGATTTTATTCTTGAAGTTAAAATATAA
- a CDS encoding Pyridoxine 5'-phosphate synthase: MLHRNSTSKWFRFQKFNNKMVKLSVNINKIATLRNARGGELPSVTEAAVKLQEFGAYGITIHPRPDERHITRKDVYDLKPHVHTEFNIEGNPHQPFIDLVLDVKPEQVTLVPDAEDAITSNAGWDCEVHMDFLKNVIAQFKNAGIRTSIFLDPNPGMVKFAKETGTDRIELYTEAYARNYSEDKEAAIRSYVETALEAERHGLGVNAGHDLSLENLKYFADNIPNLLEVSIGHALISEALYMGLENTVQSYLKRLAKW; encoded by the coding sequence TTGCTTCACAGGAATTCGACCTCGAAGTGGTTCAGATTCCAAAAATTCAATAATAAAATGGTAAAACTCAGTGTAAATATCAATAAAATTGCAACCTTACGAAACGCCCGTGGCGGAGAGTTGCCAAGTGTTACCGAAGCTGCTGTAAAGCTTCAGGAATTTGGCGCATACGGCATCACCATTCACCCGAGGCCCGACGAAAGACATATCACGCGCAAGGATGTGTACGACTTGAAACCGCACGTCCACACAGAGTTTAATATCGAAGGCAACCCGCATCAGCCTTTCATCGATCTGGTGTTGGACGTAAAACCTGAGCAGGTAACTTTGGTTCCGGATGCTGAAGATGCAATTACTTCAAATGCAGGCTGGGATTGTGAGGTTCATATGGATTTTCTCAAAAATGTGATTGCACAATTTAAAAACGCAGGCATCAGAACCTCTATTTTTCTTGATCCAAACCCTGGGATGGTAAAGTTCGCGAAAGAAACCGGCACAGACAGGATTGAATTATACACCGAAGCCTATGCCCGAAACTATTCCGAAGATAAGGAGGCAGCCATCCGCAGTTACGTGGAGACCGCACTGGAAGCAGAACGACACGGTCTTGGTGTAAATGCAGGGCACGACCTTAGTTTGGAAAACCTGAAATATTTTGCGGACAACATCCCGAACTTACTCGAAGTCTCAATTGGCCACGCACTGATTTCAGAAGCACTTTATATGGGTCTCGAAAATACTGTTCAGAGTTACCTGAAGCGGCTTGCGAAGTGGTAA
- a CDS encoding MscS Mechanosensitive ion channel, whose protein sequence is MNEFNNTKDFLQAMSDSLHYFVKDTVPDSWVLLIQIVLKFSFLVGIIVLAYLALSLLMNGIFKAYFNTDKHPVLKSVYLSKITNSLANLIALLIGSFALFSIFYRHPKSFTFLERMVALAIVIVVAGMLYRGLSAFRHYFVIKQDFYKIIALNAVSQTVQIFGIFVASVVAICVIFGISGSAIVGSLGAITAVLVLVFRDTILGFVTGIHVATSKNLKVGDWIGIPKYNLEGNIMDINLLTTKIQNFDKTISTVPTYDFLTTEIKNIQVMTESNTRRIKRSIIFNIKSFKFLDAETADRLAGINLIADYLEQKKAEINEQRGTMRNAERLINGRQLTNIGVFREYVQNYLKNSPHIDQEGTVIVRQLENTPHGMPLEIYCFTNDSEWATYEDILADIFDHLLVASQEFDLEVVQIPKIQ, encoded by the coding sequence ATGAATGAATTCAACAATACCAAAGACTTTTTGCAGGCAATGAGTGACAGTCTTCATTATTTTGTGAAGGATACCGTGCCGGACAGTTGGGTGTTGCTGATACAGATTGTGCTGAAATTTTCATTCCTCGTCGGCATCATCGTTTTGGCTTATCTCGCGCTGAGTCTGCTGATGAACGGCATTTTCAAAGCGTATTTCAACACAGATAAACATCCGGTACTGAAATCGGTTTACCTTTCGAAAATTACCAATTCTCTTGCGAACCTTATTGCTCTGCTAATTGGCAGTTTCGCGCTTTTTTCAATTTTTTACAGGCATCCGAAAAGTTTCACCTTCCTCGAACGTATGGTTGCGCTGGCGATTGTGATCGTTGTGGCAGGCATGTTATACCGTGGGCTCAGCGCGTTCCGGCATTACTTCGTGATCAAGCAGGATTTTTATAAGATCATTGCGCTGAATGCAGTTTCGCAAACCGTACAAATTTTCGGAATATTTGTAGCGTCCGTGGTTGCAATCTGTGTAATATTCGGGATCAGCGGATCGGCGATTGTTGGCAGCCTCGGAGCCATTACAGCCGTCCTGGTGCTGGTTTTCCGCGATACTATTTTAGGTTTTGTTACCGGCATTCATGTCGCGACCTCGAAAAACCTCAAAGTTGGCGACTGGATCGGGATCCCGAAGTATAATCTGGAAGGCAACATCATGGATATCAATCTTCTGACGACCAAAATTCAGAACTTCGACAAAACAATTTCTACCGTCCCGACCTACGATTTCCTCACCACTGAAATAAAAAATATTCAGGTGATGACGGAAAGTAACACGCGGCGCATCAAACGGTCGATCATATTTAATATAAAATCATTCAAGTTTCTGGATGCTGAAACTGCCGACAGACTTGCAGGCATCAACCTTATTGCCGATTATCTTGAACAGAAAAAGGCTGAAATAAACGAACAGCGCGGCACTATGCGGAACGCAGAACGCCTGATCAACGGCCGGCAACTTACCAATATTGGCGTTTTCCGCGAATATGTTCAGAATTATCTTAAAAACAGTCCGCATATCGATCAGGAGGGAACTGTGATTGTACGCCAACTCGAAAATACGCCGCACGGTATGCCGCTTGAAATCTACTGTTTCACGAACGATTCGGAGTGGGCGACTTATGAAGATATCCTGGCTGACATCTTCGACCATCTGTTGGTTGCTTCACAGGAATTCGACCTCGAAGTGGTTCAGATTCCAAAAATTCAATAA